Genomic window (Prionailurus bengalensis isolate Pbe53 chromosome E3, Fcat_Pben_1.1_paternal_pri, whole genome shotgun sequence):
AAGCCGCAGACTGGGTGTCACTGTACAAGGGtgggcctccctccttcctttgggAGGGGGTGCCCTCAACCAGTGGGTAGGGCACATCTGGGGGTGACCGCTGGCTGGCGGGCCCCCTGGCTGTTGCTTCCTCTCGCgccctccagccccaggctggcCACTTCCGAAGCTCCCGACGCCATGGAGGAGTGGGATGTGCCTCAGATGAAAAAAGAGGTAGAAAGCCTCAAGTACCAGCTGGCTTTCAAGAGGGAGATGTCCTCCAAGACCATCCCTGAGTAAGTCCCCAGGACCCCACGGAGCACCGCCCACCCAGGGCTGCCGGCTCCCACCTGCATCTCATTTCCCTGCCCCCAGCGAGCGTTTTGCATGAGCCAGAACCACACCTCCACAGCCAGCCCTCGCCCTCGGGCCCCCCCTGCtcacctcccccctccaccctgccgCACACAGGCTCCTCAAGTGGATCGAGGATGGGATCCCCAAGGACCCGTTCCTGAACCCCGACCTGATGAAGAACAACCCGTGGGTGGAGAAGGGCAAGTGCGCCATCCTGTGAAGCACCCCCGCCCCGACTCTCGCCTCTTTGTAGGGAGAACACCTCGATAAAGGTGTGGCTTTTATAAAGACTCTCTGATGACGTCCGTGCTTTTGTACATTTTCTGATGGAGAAAAAGCAACAGCACAGCATCAAGCCTGGGCCCTGGGGCGTCTGGTGGGGGGGTTCCAGGGCACCCAGCACGGGTCGAGGTGTCCCGCACAGCCCCAGGGTATCCAGCGTAGATCCTGGGGCGTCCGGAGAGGGGTCCAGGGCACCCAGCACGGGTCGAGGTGTCGGGCGCAGGCCCGCTACAGCAGGTCCCGGATGTACAAGCTGCGCCGCACGGCATTGGAGACGCCCTCCTTGAAGCGAAACCAGACGTCACTCCTGCCCACCGCTGTGCCTATGCGCCACTCGGTCGCATCTGTGTCCGGGGCCACATCTCCTGTGGAGGACGTGTGGTTGCTACTCTGCCTtgctccagcccctccctccctcccctccctcccgccacaCACCTGCATTCAGGGCTGGCGCTCTCTTGATGACCACACGACCAAAGAAGTCTCTCTCGGGCTGAAGGAGGCAGGTTGGTCAGGGTCTCAGACTCCCTGCTGTGAGCAGAGGGCCCGGCGGCTGCGGGAGCAgacgcccacctcccctcccagcctcccttcccttcAGCCCCTCAGAACTCGCATAGTGGCAGGAGAACACCGTAACCAGATCCAAACTGAGCCAGTGGAACGCCCTACACTGAGCAGCAGGGAACTGGCAGGCCCCCAGGGCTGAGCACCAGCCCCGTCCCTACacgcctgccccccacccccacgccctgCACCTGTTCCTCCAGGGCCGCTCTCTTCAGGATGCGCTCCAGCCGCTGCTCCTCGTGGCTGCGTGAGGCAGGTGGCTGCGTCCCTTTCTCCCCAGCAACCCCCTGGGGACCCTCCTCTGCCTGCAAAAACAGGTGGCGAAGACTGACTGCGCAGGGCCACTCCAGGGACAAGGTCCCCTCCAACAGCCCTGCCCTCCTAGGCCTGGCTCTGGCCCGAAGCCCGGGCAGGCTTACCTGGTGGCTATCCCCAGCCCGGGCCAAGGCCTCTGCCCGCCGCATCTTCTCCATTTCAATCTCGTGGGCGATGAGCTGCTTGGCCTGGTAGGTGAGGGGCTTGCGGGCCGGCAGCTCAGGAAAGCGGCAGACCTCCTCCACATTCCTGCTCTCAGAGTTGGCACAGAGATGTACCTGGTCAGCAGAGACAGGCAGGGGCCACCTGCCACACCAGCCCCAGACGCCAGAATGTAAGAGCTGCAGGGTGGGCCCGGTCCCGGCAACACGATGCCTGAGCCCCACAGCAAGAGAAGACGACCtgccccaagcctcagtttccccgacTACACGTGGGCACAAGAAGGGAACCCCTCCAGGGCCACAGGATGAAGAAATGAGACAAGGCAAGGCCTGGTCTCAAGTCTGGGGCTGAGTGCTTGGAACTGTCACCACTACCACTTCCCTGTGACTGTGACAGAGGGAGACGTGCGGCTGGTGCCTCGCTGGGTAGCAGGGCCCCGGAGACTATCTCGGGATGGGGAAGCCGAGCCCTGGGGACCTCAAGGGCCCTCTGCGGGACACTGAGGCAGCGAGAGCCTCCGCGGTAAACCTCAGACCCCAGCGCTGTGCCTGACCTGGAACACCACGCCTCACGATCACATCTTGGCAAAGGCTAAGCGGGAACCGAGCCCCTGCCGCTACCCCACAAACGGCAACACCGACACACACGTCGCCGAGACCACGCTTTCAGATTCCCGGCCCAGAGACCACCACGGCACTTGGAGCCCAGCTTCCTGCCCCCGGCACCCCCGCCCCAGGTGCCGCACAGACTCACGGCTCTAGCCTGTAGACATAGTGCCCGTCGGGCATGCGCTCCTGGCGGTAGGTTAGGCTGTAGGCAAGCATGGTTCCCACAAGGCCGGCCAGCTGCTGTTTCTCACGAGTGCTGTACAGCTGTGTGCTCACCTGTGGACAGGGCGCAGGGGCAAGGGCACGGACGCTGAGCATGGCCAGGGGCCCTCCCCTACGGGCAGTCGCAACCCCGCCCTGGCTGAGGCACTCACAGGGCGCAGCTTGGGTGCAAGGATGTCCAGAAGCAGGCAGAGAACATCCAGGACGAGGGCCTGAGGTGCAGCCCGGCTGCGGGTAGCGGGCGTCAGGCCCGACACCAGCGTCTGGATGAGGTTCTGTGTCTTGCTTGTCCGGTTCTGGGCCTGGGGCAGAGAGTGAATGGGGCCTGGATAACCCGGCGTCTCTGGGCCGGCCCCGAGCCCCAGGCTGGGCGCAGGGGCACACCTCCTGCTGGCTGCTGGGGAAGGCGATCCTCGGCACGTGGCTGGAGGCGAAGAGCAGGTGGAAGGCTGCCGGCAGGAAGGGCAGGTAGCGCAGCAACCGGAAGCTCTGGCCGTGGTGGGCGGCCCGGCTCAGCAGGTCATCAAAGGCCAGCCAGTCGAGCGCCGCGCACACGGCACCCAGGCTGGAGTCCCGAAGCCGCAGGCGCAGGAAGTTGTCAAACAGGCCCTGGGGGTGAGCAGGTGGGTGGGCCCCGAACCCCTCCAGCCGCGGCCCCCAGCCCGCCATGTAAGCACCACCCAACGGGAACCTCCACCTCCCACCGCCCTGCCAAATGCAGGGCCTTGGGACATCTGCAAACACCAGCAAGGGCCCGCCCCAAGACCC
Coding sequences:
- the GNG13 gene encoding guanine nucleotide-binding protein G(I)/G(S)/G(O) subunit gamma-13, yielding MEEWDVPQMKKEVESLKYQLAFKREMSSKTIPELLKWIEDGIPKDPFLNPDLMKNNPWVEKGKCAIL